A window from Nocardioides mesophilus encodes these proteins:
- a CDS encoding YeiH family protein, with protein sequence MKFATKRFLRIGVVLLGFSLSLVSIGALGAPMIALVVITLLSTLLATTWLGQKIGLGPARSLLIGTGFAICGASAIAAMEENAGADDDDVAVAIAMVTLCGTAAMVILPLLQAPLGLTDEQYGAWAGASVHEVGQVVAAAGPAGAAAVAVAIVVKLTRVLLLAPVVAGVSVRRRMRSESARTETASRPPIVPAFVLGFLACVVLRSAGLVPDPLLPLLEALQTATLAAALFGMGTGVHLRSLARNTGPALVLSVLSTLLVAGIALAGVSILL encoded by the coding sequence CTGAAGTTCGCCACCAAACGCTTTCTGCGGATCGGCGTCGTGCTGCTCGGCTTCTCGCTCTCGCTGGTCTCCATCGGTGCGCTGGGCGCCCCGATGATCGCCCTGGTCGTGATCACTCTCCTCTCCACGCTCCTCGCCACCACCTGGCTCGGGCAGAAGATCGGGCTCGGGCCGGCTCGCAGCCTCCTCATCGGCACCGGGTTCGCGATCTGCGGTGCCTCCGCCATCGCGGCCATGGAGGAGAACGCAGGAGCGGATGACGACGACGTAGCCGTGGCCATCGCGATGGTGACGCTCTGTGGCACCGCGGCAATGGTGATCCTGCCGCTCCTCCAGGCTCCGCTCGGGCTCACGGACGAGCAGTACGGAGCCTGGGCAGGCGCGAGCGTCCATGAGGTCGGCCAGGTCGTCGCTGCTGCCGGTCCGGCGGGAGCAGCGGCCGTTGCCGTGGCCATCGTGGTCAAGCTGACCCGCGTGCTGCTCCTGGCACCCGTCGTCGCCGGCGTCAGCGTGCGTCGCAGGATGCGCTCGGAGTCCGCCAGGACCGAGACGGCGAGCCGCCCTCCGATCGTTCCCGCGTTCGTTCTCGGGTTTCTGGCCTGCGTCGTCCTTCGAAGCGCCGGACTCGTGCCTGACCCGCTTCTGCCTCTGCTGGAGGCGCTGCAGACCGCGACCCTCGCCGCAGCTCTCTTCGGCATGGGAACCGGCGTGCACCTGCGCAGCCTGGCGCGCAACACTGGCCCAGCCCTTGTACTCTCGGTCCTCTCCACCCTGCTGGTGGCCGGGATCGCGCTGGCCGGAGTCTCCATCCTCCTCTGA
- a CDS encoding Type 1 glutamine amidotransferase-like domain-containing protein: MKLLLTSGGVTNASIRDALVELLGKPIAESTALCIPTAQYGHPMVGPGVRAWQFISGNSQNPMVDLGWKSVGVLKLTALPSIDKEQWVPLVREADALLVAGGDVLYLCHWMRESGLADLLPSLNETVWVGLSAGSMVMTPVVGDDFIQWRPPTGDDTTLGVVDFSICPHLAADGMPGNPMAEAEQWAAGIPNAAYAMDDQTAITVVNGEVHFVSEGHWEQLRTLSSGPDQA; the protein is encoded by the coding sequence TTGAAGCTTCTTCTCACCTCCGGGGGCGTGACGAACGCCAGCATCCGCGACGCGCTCGTCGAGCTCCTCGGCAAGCCGATAGCCGAATCCACGGCGCTGTGCATCCCCACTGCGCAGTACGGGCATCCCATGGTCGGCCCGGGGGTGAGGGCGTGGCAGTTCATCAGCGGCAACTCCCAGAACCCGATGGTCGACCTGGGCTGGAAGTCCGTCGGCGTGCTGAAGCTGACCGCGCTGCCCAGCATCGACAAGGAGCAGTGGGTGCCGTTGGTCCGGGAGGCCGATGCCCTCCTCGTCGCGGGCGGCGACGTCCTCTACCTGTGTCACTGGATGCGCGAGTCCGGGCTGGCGGACCTGCTGCCGTCGCTGAACGAGACCGTCTGGGTGGGACTCAGCGCGGGCAGCATGGTGATGACCCCCGTTGTCGGGGACGACTTCATCCAGTGGCGGCCGCCCACCGGCGATGACACCACGCTGGGCGTCGTCGACTTCTCGATCTGCCCGCACCTGGCCGCCGACGGGATGCCGGGCAACCCCATGGCCGAGGCGGAGCAGTGGGCGGCCGGCATCCCGAACGCGGCGTACGCGATGGACGACCAGACGGCGATCACGGTGGTCAACGGGGAGGTCCACTTCGTGTCCGAAGGGCACTGGGAGCAGCTCCGGACCCTGAGCTCTGGACCGGACCAGGCGTAG
- a CDS encoding M23 family metallopeptidase, producing MVSTVDLTYPFKGRWLTQNSPANRVPSHGTTLLATSFAIDFVPVDEAGRTAPITFGSLLRPEPAERFPGFGRPIFAPVEGVVVGVHDTAADHAAFRGLPSVGYALTQRRRAAAGWVALAGNHVMIETHHGPVVALCHLQRGSVQVRPGHSVRAGETLGRCGNSGNSTEPHVHVQAIDRLEVLHAAAVPITFEGRLPRNGDIIEAG from the coding sequence ATGGTGTCGACAGTCGATCTGACCTATCCGTTCAAGGGCCGCTGGCTGACCCAGAACAGCCCCGCGAACCGAGTTCCCAGTCACGGCACCACCTTGCTGGCGACGTCCTTCGCGATCGACTTCGTCCCGGTCGACGAGGCAGGGCGCACGGCACCCATCACGTTCGGGTCGCTCCTGCGCCCCGAACCAGCGGAGCGGTTCCCGGGGTTCGGCCGCCCCATCTTCGCCCCCGTTGAAGGCGTGGTCGTCGGCGTGCATGACACGGCGGCCGATCACGCCGCCTTCCGCGGGCTGCCGTCCGTCGGCTATGCCCTCACCCAGCGCCGCCGGGCCGCAGCGGGTTGGGTGGCGTTGGCCGGCAACCACGTGATGATCGAGACGCACCACGGCCCAGTGGTCGCGCTGTGCCACCTGCAGCGCGGCAGCGTCCAGGTGCGGCCTGGTCACAGCGTTCGGGCGGGCGAGACGCTGGGGCGTTGCGGCAACTCCGGCAACAGCACCGAGCCCCATGTCCACGTTCAGGCCATCGACCGGCTGGAGGTGCTGCACGCCGCGGCCGTGCCCATCACCTTCGAGGGCCGGCTGCCCAGGAACGGCGACATCATCGAGGCGGGGTAG